In a single window of the Cucurbita pepo subsp. pepo cultivar mu-cu-16 chromosome LG18, ASM280686v2, whole genome shotgun sequence genome:
- the LOC111780297 gene encoding transcription factor BEE 3-like, translating into MADFPPHFQTFISPHSMEDPNLHLLPPPYSVPPNPPPNFTNFFPFSGDPFFPHQPPPQFPPPNPPEPTSSFPLFPSQTAPPPPLSEFHDIKKRKSMDVSESSSGISTPQLSEKGFNTKQNSRKGKRLKRTEIEEEEKSRREVVHVRARRGQATDSHSLAERVRRGKINERLRCLKDIVPGCYKTMGMAVMLDEIINYVQSLQNQVEFLSMKLAAASSLYDFNLEVDAISKLQRAKAHEAKEELERLMREGYGGIGCFHSNLPL; encoded by the exons ATGGCGGATTTCCCTCCCCACTTCCAGACCTTCATCTCCCCTCATTCAATGGAGGATCCTAATCTCCACCTCCTCCCTCCTCCCTACTCTGTTCCACCCAACCCACCTCCCAATTTCACCAACTTCTTCCCATTCTCCGGCGACCCCTTCTTCCCCCACCAACCGCCACCGCAGTTTCCACCACCAAATCCGCCCGAACCCACCTCCAGCTTCCCACTTTTTCCCTCCCAAACTGCTCCCCCACCACCACTCTCTGAATTCCACGACATCAAGAAGAGAAAATCCATGGATGTTTCAGAAAGCAGCTCTGGAATCTCAACTCCCCAACTCTCTGAAAAAGGGTTCAACACAAAACAA AATTcaagaaaagggaagagaCTGAAAAGAACAGagatagaagaagaagagaaatcaaGAAGAGAAGTGGTTCATGTTAGAGCCAGAAGAGGGCAAGCCACTGATAGCCACAGTTTAGCTGAAAGG gTGAGAAGAGGAAAAATCAATGAACGACTAAGATGCTTGAAAGACATTGTCCCAGGATGCTACAAG ACCATGGGGATGGCAGTCATGTTGGAtgagataattaattatgttcaATCTCTGCAGAATCAAGTGGAG TTCCTGTCTATGAAACTGGCTGCAGCTAGCTCTTTGTATGACTTCAACTTGGAGGTCGATGCCATATCAAAACTACAG AGAGCGAAGGCACATGAAGCAAAAGAAGAACTGGAGAGATTGATGAGAGAAGGATATGGAGGAATAGGTTgcttccactcaaatttgcccctttga